A stretch of Pomacea canaliculata isolate SZHN2017 linkage group LG6, ASM307304v1, whole genome shotgun sequence DNA encodes these proteins:
- the LOC112565981 gene encoding uncharacterized protein LOC112565981 — protein sequence MDCKTADEQKKHEAIHRLLSLELDFIDFMHAGIQRYSRPLRHCVLSGTQHSAVFQNVEKLVTISEYHVKQMQENSPSVWSLSDDDSQLSGSSHFATSIALIVQMLCQAHEMYALGLREPNRVLSQLQHNHDFVRFVKEPALEPGQPSISAFIFKSLQHIRELFVVLQDIFLHTPPQSPDHATLKQVIQVMNNCVTNITSMSNARVQSLTSLSSHTKSSSSCGCSGRGGLASSSSDSSSKGSINCGSRHSQENLPLVPSSLQR from the exons ATGGACTGTAAAACAGCTGatgagcaaaagaaacatgagGCTATCCATCGTCTCCTTAGCTTAGAGCTGGATTTTATCGACTTCATGCATGCTGGTATTCAGCGGTATTCCCGACCCCTCCGACATTGTGTACTTTCAGGAACACAGCACTCTGCagtctttcaaaatgttgaaaaa CTTGTTACGATCTCGGAGTACCATGTCAAGCAGATGCAGGAAAACTCTCCATCTGTGTGGTCTTTGTCCGACGATGATTCTCAGTTGAGTGGAAGTAGCCATTTTGCAACATCGATTGCTCTGATA gTGCAGATGCTTTGTCAAGCACATGAAATGTATGCTTTGGGTTTACGTGAACCCAATCGAGTCCTGTCACAATTACAGCACAACCATGACTTTGTGCGATTTGTGAAGGAACCAGCACTGGAGCCTGGGCAACCTAGCATCAGTGCATTTATCTTCAAGTCTCTACAG CACATCAGGGAGCTGTTTGTGGTCCTGCAGGACATCTTCCTTCACACCCCGCCACAGAGTCCTGATCACGCTACTCTGAAGCAGGTGATTCAAG TTATGAACAACTGTGTCACCAACATCACCAGCATGAGCAATGCTAGGGTCCAGAgcctgacatcactgtcctccCACACCAAGAGTTCCAGCAGCTGTGGATGTTCTGGAAGAGGCGGCTTGGCATCATCTTCTTCTGACAGCTCATCTAAAG GCAGCATTAATTGTGGCAGCAGACACAGTCAAGAAAATCTGCCATTGGTGCCATCATCTCTGCAGAGATAA